The DNA sequence TGCGGGCATCATCATGGACAACAGAACAACGAACGAAAAAGCTTCCTCTTTGAGATGGAAAATCCTTCGCCGCGCACTTCTCTCACGCTCGTCTCCACCACACCCAGGTAATCTCATTTCCTCTTCCGAGATGCAAAAATGCTTCTACTCatgtacatttttatttttatctttttttttttgcagacgAGCAATCTCAAATGATTACAAAGAGCATTTCACGAAGGACCGGCCATGGATTCAACTTGATACTTTCTCACGTAATCGCCGATAGTTCTTCTTCCACCAGAGACGCTCGCGTTTGTTACACTTTACCCATCCCTGGCGCTCCTCAACTCTTTTTGACGTCAGTTTTCTagtttccttttcatttttcgtGCTCTTTATGTTGGgaaattttctgttttttttttatttataaaaaaactataatgttTAACAAAAGAAACTAAACTTTCTTTAATCAAGGATCTAGCTCGGTCCGTTGAGAAGCGTGCGTGAATTGTTGTAATTTGTAATCTTTCAAATACTATGTCTCCCATTCTTacggataaaaaattaaaagaaattaaacttgCTTTTGTGTTTTCATTGTTAGTTTGGTAAACCAATATTATAATTGCTTGTCTTCTTTCGGTCATGCATTGCTTCAGAAGTCATAACCAATATTAGAAATTAGGAAAAATAGTTTTCAGTAGGTAAATTATGTCAAAACAGACATGTTCTGAACTAAATTGATTCTGGTTTTCCTATTGCCATACCTTACATTACATGAGAAATGCTAGCAATTCGCCCTCTACTATTTGCTGAAATTTGTTGGAAATCACAAAATTGTGTGGGTATTCTTATTTAATGCACCTCACTCATGATTTtgagttttcaataaattttgactAATTGGAGAAAATGTGTTGGAAGGGGTGTGCTAGAGAGTGTGTTACTAGCACTCTTCTTCCTTACATTTAGTTTCTACAAAAGTAAATGACAATCTCATTTCATGTGggtatattttgtttatgcAGACAAAGAGTGGACAACCGTGCTGACCTCAGTGATTTTGAGATATGTAACAGATACAACATTGACAACACTGGGCTTGTCTGTAAGTTTCTCTTATCATCATCGTCACAACTCACAAGTACTGACTCTAAGGTTACAGGGACCGTTGATATttgcataaaatattttcatcaatGTTGACTAAGATTTTGTGAATGATTTGCACTCTTCTATTGCCAACCTATTGAAAACAAGATTTTAAATTGCGGTTGTAATTGTGACTGTGTCTCAGTCCTTGATATTGCAGAAAGTTATGGACAAATGCAGTTGATGCAGCCGCAATTGTGGATGCGGAGACTGCAAAAACCTTGACATTGTGGTCAAAATCATGGTCGTAAactgttttttaaaaccttggttgAAAGTATAAGGTTTAGCATGTTTCAGAATAAAGTGATACATGAGCTACAAGCTTGTTGCCACTTGTCAAAGTAgttttatatattctatattgaAGGAAAGTATTTCTTTTAGGAAATGAACAATTTCATTTGGTCTGCAATATAAGCTGCAATTTGGTGCATTTGGTTGGAGCATAACTCTGTATTTTTAACTAGGTCCCTTTCTCTCGGTAACTGACTTGGGATAAGATTAGTGATCAGCTTGTATTTGGttagcacatgattttttatattttccctatgctttctcttttcctttttgtttttttgggtgGGTGATCAGCTTCTATTTGGTTAGCACATGATCTTGTTAAGGCTTTCCCtatgctttctcttttcctttgtttttttagggggggggggggggatgtgGGGTTATGAGGTCCACGTAGTTACTTGTCAAACAAAACTTTGGTTGTAGTGATGTAGATAAGgttcttttaaaaatactttatttgaAGTCATTCTCTATgccaaaatgaataaaattttgtcTGCTGTTGAGgtaatttttcatttcattcactAGAAGCAGCATTATATACAATAAGATTTCTACTTGCAGGGGTAAGACTGCATCCACTTACCCTCCCTAAACCTCACTAGGCGGGAGAGCCTTGTGCATTGGGTCaccctttttatttaaaagaaaatgaattgtATGTTATCTGCTCCTAGATTTTGGATGAAACACTTTAATTGATCGTTTCAATGACTTGGGATTTTCATTATTTCTGAATATTAATTctggaatttttattttcagtgtaTGCTTATAAATTCATGATGTCTTCTGCAGGTAATTGGCCATCAGAAGATGTTCTTGCTCACTATTGCTTGTCACATGCAGATATATTCAGGTTTGACCGTTTGAAaactgtattttgttttttcttgaagATTTTATTCTGAGAATAGCCAGCATCTTTTCACTGTTATTTTTCTGTTACCTTTTGCtggtataatttttatttttatttttttatcattggtaTGCATTCAAATTCTTTTAGGTCTAAAAAAGTTATTGAGCTTGGTTCTGGCTACGGCTTGGCTGGATTTGCTATTGCAGCTGCTACGGAGGCATCGGAGGTTGTAATCTCAGATGGAAATCCACAAGTAGTTGATTGTATCCTATTGGTATAGTTGTATGTATGAAAATAGTTTTGAATTTGTGTATTTAAAGGAAagaattaattgtattttaaagaGTTCAATATCTTTGCCAAAACTAGATGTGAGGTAAGGTACCATACTACCATAGTGCCTTCTGGGTATAAATTTAAACaagtttctttttccttttaagcTTTCTTCATGAATTAAAGATCAGGTGTGTTATATATGttaaatctaattttaatttgttaataccTGTGATGTGATCATTAGTGGATATGTTTGTTCCCTATACCTTGTTTAAAGTCATTTTGCCAAAGTGTTTATTCACTGCAGTGATATTTGCGGTTAACATGGCAGATAGAATGGTTAGTGAGAAATGAACCTGGTAAGAGGCTTTGAATGTTTTACCAGAGAGTTGAAGTTGACCAATCAGATGACTTTAGTAGCAATTTTTGATATCTTGTTGTGCTCCTCTATAGATGTATATGTCCTACTCTTGACAATGGAAGTAATTATCCAAGTGTATGCACAGTTATTATAAATCTCAATTGtcagtt is a window from the Glycine max cultivar Williams 82 chromosome 2, Glycine_max_v4.0, whole genome shotgun sequence genome containing:
- the LOC100778449 gene encoding calmodulin-lysine N-methyltransferase gives rise to the protein MDNRTTNEKASSLRWKILRRALLSRSSPPHPDEQSQMITKSISRRTGHGFNLILSHVIADSSSSTRDARVCYTLPIPGAPQLFLTQRVDNRADLSDFEICNRYNIDNTGLVCNWPSEDVLAHYCLSHADIFRSKKVIELGSGYGLAGFAIAAATEASEVVISDGNPQVVDYTQRNIEANSGAFGNTVVKSMTLHWNQEDTSNIADSFDIIIASDCTFFKDFHRDLARIVKHLLSKAGSSEAIFLSPKRGNSLDLFLEVAKENSLHFSVMENYDEEVWKRHKGFLNEDRDSWPSYDKGHSYPLLIRITL